One genomic window of Cricetulus griseus strain 17A/GY chromosome 3, alternate assembly CriGri-PICRH-1.0, whole genome shotgun sequence includes the following:
- the Rpp38 gene encoding ribonuclease P protein subunit p38, translating into MAAAPQAPKRGSIRKTRPLVVKTSLNNPYVISWSTLEREDIHFILQTLEDKFKSIGLKKIEDKKKKTPFVKKQRCSPDVEISEGLKEEHDGNVQVSGWTPAHVRKQLVIGVNEVTRALERNELLLVLVCKSVKPAVITSHMIQLSISRTVPACQVPQLSQRIAPVIGLKCMLALGFRKNSMDFAEEVRAIIPRVPSLHVPWLQDRTQDPKDSLETESLESRDKEILDTSFDDLTKVSKRKPAEGGQASTTILQPLKIKKLIPNPHKIRKPPKSKKSISK; encoded by the coding sequence ATGGCTGCAGCCCCTCAAGCACCTAAGAGGGGATCTATTAGGAAGACTAGACCTCTGGTTGTAAAGACATCACTGAACAACCCGTATGTCATTTCCTGGAGCACCTTGGAGAGAGAGGACATACACTTTATATTACAGACACTTGAAGACAAATTTAAATCAATTGGACTAAAGAAAattgaagataaaaagaaaaaaacaccttTTGTAAAAAAGCAAAGATGCAGCCCAGATGTTGAGATTAGTGAGGGTCTGAAAGAGGAGCACGATGGGAATGTGCAGGTCTCAGGGTGGACACCCGCACATGTCAGAAAACAGCTGGTCATTGGCGTTAATGAAGTCACCAGAGCTCTGGAGAGGAATGAACTGCTCCTAGTTCTAGTTTGTAAGTCGGTCAAGCCTGCTGTCATCACCTCACACATGATTCAGCTGAGTATAAGCAGAACTGTGCCCGCTTGCCAGGTTCCTCAGCTCAGCCAGAGAATTGCTCCTGTCATTGGCTTAAAATGTATGCTAGCCTTGGGCTTTAGAAAGAACTCCATGGACTTCGCTGAGGAAGTAAGAGCTATCATTCCCAGGGTGCCCAGCTTACATGTGCCATGGCTTCAAGACAGAACCCAAGATCCTAAAGACAGTTTAGAGACAGAATCTTTGGAAAGCCGGGACAAAGAGATTTTGGACACTTCATTTGATGACCTTACAAAAGTTAGTAAGAGAAAGCCTGCCGAAGGTGGGCAGGCTTCCACTACAATACTACAACCCCTTAAAATAAAGAAACTCATTCCCAACCCTCATAAGATAAGGAAACCACCCAAAAGTAAAAAATccatttcaaagtag